In Thermospira aquatica, the following proteins share a genomic window:
- a CDS encoding cyclic nucleotide-binding domain-containing protein, which yields MVPSKHFQAGEYIIREDDTDKTMYIIIEGKVRVETKDPASQQPIVLTELGPKDFFGEIALLLNQPRNASVIAITPVNVYPISSLDMLADYLEIHPQFALKMIMIMAKRVDQMKDAYLKTYGHLQYVKELLNVMQEE from the coding sequence ATGGTACCATCAAAGCATTTTCAGGCAGGGGAATATATCATCCGAGAGGATGATACCGATAAAACCATGTATATTATTATAGAGGGAAAGGTACGGGTAGAAACCAAAGATCCTGCCTCTCAACAACCCATTGTCCTTACAGAACTCGGTCCAAAAGATTTCTTTGGAGAAATAGCCCTTCTCTTGAATCAACCACGAAATGCGAGTGTGATTGCTATAACACCGGTAAATGTTTATCCCATCTCAAGCCTCGACATGTTAGCGGATTATCTCGAGATTCATCCTCAATTTGCCCTCAAGATGATCATGATCATGGCCAAACGGGTTGACCAGATGAAAGATGCGTATCTCAAAACCTATGGACATCTTCAATACGTCAAAGAGCTCCTTAACGTTATGCAAGAGGAATAA
- the trpE gene encoding anthranilate synthase component I, which yields MKHVQLQRFVREIPSDMLTPVVAFHALRENSTQAFLLESVEMGEMLGRYSFLGFEPAYIFRATGNAVEIITRGEVQHFTPDNVLGLLKEFISSFSEEGEATQIPFTAGLVGYLSYDAVRYMERLPDIKPYRFRVPDIYFVLPRVLVVFDHIRQKISLITYRFDNESIDPNEKLKRYEERLYQSHSLPKLSSQRPGEQKLLSNFKREDFLQAVQKAKEYIVAGDIFQLVLSQRFRMALQEPSFSIYRKLRMINPSPYMFYMEFGDFQIVGSSPEVMVKRTKRNGIDEVLLRPIAGTRPRGKTREEDEKQEQDLLSDIKERAEHTMLLDLGRNDLGRIAQYGGVRVERPFHIERYSHVMHIVSDVIATPRDNIHPLDILSATFPAGTVSGAPKIRAMEIIEELEPEKRGIYAGAVGYIDFRGNLDTGITIRTIVCRDGMAYFQAGAGIVYDSIPEREYEETINKARALMTALL from the coding sequence ATGAAGCACGTACAATTACAACGCTTTGTGAGGGAGATTCCCTCGGATATGCTTACCCCTGTTGTTGCCTTTCATGCCCTCAGGGAAAACTCTACGCAGGCTTTTTTGCTTGAAAGTGTAGAAATGGGTGAAATGCTTGGAAGGTATTCATTTCTTGGTTTTGAGCCGGCCTACATCTTTCGGGCAACAGGGAACGCGGTAGAGATTATTACCAGAGGGGAGGTTCAACATTTTACCCCCGATAATGTGTTGGGACTTTTGAAAGAGTTTATTTCTTCATTTTCAGAAGAGGGCGAGGCCACTCAGATTCCCTTTACCGCTGGGTTGGTAGGCTACCTGAGTTATGATGCTGTTCGCTATATGGAACGTCTCCCCGACATAAAACCCTATCGTTTCCGTGTGCCTGATATTTATTTTGTTCTTCCGAGAGTTCTTGTGGTTTTTGATCATATCAGACAGAAGATCTCTCTCATCACCTATCGTTTTGATAATGAAAGTATTGATCCCAATGAAAAACTCAAACGTTACGAAGAGCGGCTTTATCAATCTCATTCTCTCCCGAAACTTTCTTCGCAACGGCCTGGGGAGCAAAAACTCCTCTCCAATTTTAAACGAGAGGATTTTCTTCAGGCTGTACAGAAGGCTAAAGAGTACATTGTTGCAGGTGATATCTTTCAACTGGTGCTTTCTCAGCGATTCCGTATGGCTCTCCAGGAACCCTCCTTTTCTATTTACCGAAAGCTTCGTATGATTAACCCTTCCCCATACATGTTTTACATGGAGTTTGGAGATTTTCAGATTGTTGGTTCATCACCAGAGGTGATGGTGAAGCGTACCAAAAGAAACGGTATCGATGAAGTCCTTCTTCGTCCTATTGCTGGCACTCGTCCCCGTGGTAAGACTCGCGAAGAGGACGAAAAACAAGAACAGGATCTGTTATCGGACATCAAAGAGCGTGCAGAGCATACCATGCTTCTTGATCTGGGGCGCAACGATTTGGGAAGAATTGCCCAGTATGGTGGGGTTCGTGTTGAACGACCTTTTCATATCGAACGGTACTCTCATGTGATGCATATTGTCTCGGATGTGATTGCTACCCCCCGGGACAACATTCATCCCCTGGATATTCTTTCAGCGACTTTTCCAGCGGGAACAGTAAGCGGTGCCCCAAAGATCCGGGCTATGGAGATTATCGAGGAGCTTGAACCTGAAAAACGCGGGATCTATGCCGGAGCGGTTGGGTATATTGACTTTCGGGGGAATCTTGATACAGGAATCACTATCCGTACAATTGTCTGTCGGGATGGCATGGCATACTTTCAAGCGGGCGCCGGTATTGTTTATGATTCTATTCCCGAAAGAGAATACGAAGAAACTATAAACAAAGCAAGAGCTTTGATGACAGCCCTTCTCTAA
- a CDS encoding RtcB family protein: MKLRGQFTDADILIRDIDDATRAQIKTLVDCPAFAGNKIIIMPDCHSGKGSVIGFTMKLGDLVIPNIIGVDIGCGIEIYRIKTDHIDFEKLDRFIRHRIPSGFERRNHNPLAGSYEENYYTSKLEKQIEKICNKIGLDPSVAFFSIGTLGGGNHFLEIDQDERGGFWLSLHSGSRHFGLQIAAYHQKRARQWISQHEKGWHFRDLEYLPLGQGGEEYLEDMRVAQKYAEINRRTMTRILLEEFFHQDINETESIKSVHNYIDFDDGIIRKGAIRAHDGERLVVPLNMRDGVVIGRGKGRKDWNLSAPHGAGRRMSRHQAKKQLSLEEFRKSMEGIWSSTVNVHTIDEAPMAYKPSKLILESLSENVDIEQIIKPVYNFKAVE; the protein is encoded by the coding sequence ATGAAATTGAGAGGACAATTTACCGATGCAGATATTCTGATTCGCGATATTGATGATGCAACCAGGGCGCAGATCAAGACACTGGTGGATTGTCCTGCCTTCGCTGGGAACAAGATCATCATTATGCCAGACTGTCACTCTGGCAAGGGAAGTGTCATAGGCTTTACCATGAAGCTAGGGGATCTTGTAATTCCCAACATTATTGGAGTAGATATAGGGTGTGGGATAGAGATCTATCGGATTAAGACTGACCACATAGATTTTGAAAAACTTGACCGTTTTATTCGCCATAGAATCCCAAGCGGGTTTGAGAGACGAAATCACAACCCTCTTGCGGGAAGTTATGAAGAAAATTATTACACCTCCAAACTCGAAAAACAGATCGAAAAGATCTGCAACAAGATAGGATTAGATCCATCGGTGGCCTTTTTTTCCATCGGAACCCTGGGAGGGGGGAACCATTTTCTAGAGATTGATCAGGACGAGAGGGGAGGGTTTTGGCTTTCTCTCCACAGTGGAAGCCGACACTTTGGTCTTCAGATTGCCGCCTATCACCAAAAGAGAGCCCGTCAATGGATCTCTCAACACGAAAAGGGGTGGCATTTTCGCGATCTTGAGTATCTTCCTCTTGGACAGGGTGGAGAAGAATACCTCGAAGATATGCGGGTTGCTCAAAAATATGCCGAGATTAATCGTCGAACCATGACGAGAATCCTTCTCGAGGAGTTTTTCCATCAGGATATTAACGAGACCGAAAGTATTAAAAGTGTGCATAACTATATCGACTTTGATGATGGTATTATTCGCAAAGGAGCCATACGTGCCCATGATGGAGAACGTTTGGTTGTTCCTCTCAACATGAGGGATGGGGTAGTCATCGGGCGCGGCAAGGGAAGAAAAGACTGGAATCTCTCTGCTCCCCACGGAGCAGGGAGGAGAATGTCTCGCCACCAGGCGAAAAAACAGCTTTCTCTGGAGGAATTTCGCAAAAGTATGGAAGGCATATGGTCATCAACAGTAAACGTTCACACAATTGATGAGGCTCCTATGGCCTACAAACCAAGTAAGCTCATACTTGAGAGTCTTTCTGAAAATGTGGACATCGAACAGATCATCAAACCTGTTTACAACTTTAAAGCAGTAGAATAA
- the trpD gene encoding anthranilate phosphoribosyltransferase, which translates to MILVIDNYDSFIYNIVQYLGEYEKEIQVYRNDAISLDEALNMKIDGIVISPGPGRPEESGVSLDMIRYAIDENIPLLGVCLGHQALTIVVGGQVSGATHIMHGKASSITHNGKGVFEGIPSPFTAIRYHSLVAVRASLPETLEITAESDDGEIMGLAYKDKPIYGVQFHPESILTDYGKQMIANFVRIVHQKQQEKLVGKVSSLSKNIFQRLSMRENLSEEETEAFTDLMLEGHTTPSQIAAYLSLLRMKGETAAEIAGSARSMARHCVSVNLSDEKVVDTCGSGGDKSNTFNISTAAAFVVAGAGYKVAKHGNRSITSQSGSADVLEKLGFCVTAGPDVVKRCIEKTNFGFIFAPQYHPGLKYVMPVRKELGFRTLFNILGPLVNPAHVKYHVMGVFSRELYELLPEVFVRLGYKRALVLHGEGGLDEATIEGKTLITEIKESTTKEMILDPADFNLAGKLENCRISSPEESKTIIENILQRKETGDPSKAVILNAGLAIYILDDISLDQAFTKARQAIENGRAWQTLLQARELSWEKA; encoded by the coding sequence ATGATTCTCGTTATCGACAATTATGATTCGTTTATTTACAACATTGTTCAGTACCTTGGAGAATACGAAAAAGAGATCCAGGTGTATAGAAATGATGCCATTTCCCTTGATGAAGCCTTAAACATGAAAATAGACGGCATTGTAATTTCCCCCGGTCCAGGAAGACCAGAAGAATCCGGGGTTTCTCTTGACATGATCCGTTATGCTATAGATGAAAACATTCCATTACTTGGGGTATGTCTGGGGCATCAGGCTCTTACGATTGTTGTGGGAGGACAGGTAAGTGGAGCTACCCACATCATGCACGGCAAGGCTTCATCCATCACCCACAATGGGAAGGGCGTATTTGAGGGTATTCCATCCCCCTTTACCGCTATTCGTTATCACTCCCTGGTGGCGGTGAGAGCCTCTCTTCCCGAAACACTTGAAATTACTGCCGAGAGTGATGATGGGGAGATCATGGGACTCGCCTACAAGGACAAACCTATCTACGGCGTTCAGTTTCATCCAGAATCTATCCTCACTGACTATGGTAAACAGATGATTGCCAATTTTGTCCGTATTGTTCATCAGAAACAACAGGAAAAACTCGTTGGAAAAGTGTCCTCTCTTTCAAAGAATATTTTTCAACGTCTCTCCATGAGAGAAAACCTCAGCGAAGAAGAAACTGAAGCATTTACTGATCTGATGCTCGAGGGCCACACTACGCCTTCTCAGATAGCAGCATATTTGTCCCTTCTTCGCATGAAAGGAGAAACCGCTGCTGAAATCGCAGGAAGTGCTCGTTCCATGGCACGACACTGTGTTTCCGTTAATCTTTCAGACGAAAAGGTTGTGGACACGTGTGGGTCAGGAGGGGATAAGTCAAACACCTTCAATATCTCGACAGCGGCAGCCTTTGTGGTTGCCGGGGCTGGCTACAAAGTAGCCAAACATGGTAACCGCTCGATTACCTCGCAGAGTGGATCAGCTGATGTTTTAGAAAAACTTGGATTCTGTGTAACTGCAGGCCCTGATGTGGTAAAACGCTGTATAGAAAAAACCAATTTTGGTTTTATTTTTGCACCGCAGTATCATCCCGGCCTTAAATATGTTATGCCCGTTCGAAAAGAGCTTGGTTTCCGTACCCTTTTTAATATCCTTGGACCACTCGTTAATCCCGCTCATGTGAAGTATCATGTTATGGGGGTTTTTTCAAGAGAACTTTACGAGCTTTTACCCGAGGTATTTGTAAGGCTTGGGTACAAAAGAGCCCTTGTTCTCCATGGAGAAGGTGGACTCGATGAGGCAACCATCGAGGGCAAGACCCTCATTACAGAGATCAAAGAATCAACCACAAAAGAGATGATTTTAGACCCTGCTGATTTCAACCTGGCTGGTAAACTTGAAAACTGCCGTATTTCCTCTCCAGAGGAAAGTAAAACCATCATTGAGAACATTCTCCAGCGAAAAGAAACAGGAGATCCTTCTAAAGCTGTTATCCTTAACGCGGGTCTTGCTATCTATATTCTCGATGATATATCCCTCGATCAAGCTTTCACAAAGGCAAGACAAGCTATTGAAAACGGCCGGGCATGGCAAACCCTCCTCCAGGCGCGAGAACTCTCCTGGGAGAAAGCATGA